A stretch of the Conger conger chromosome 3, fConCon1.1, whole genome shotgun sequence genome encodes the following:
- the LOC133123905 gene encoding serine/threonine-protein phosphatase 2A catalytic subunit alpha isoform, whose translation MDEKAFTKELDQWIEQLNECKQLSENQVKTLCEKAKEILTKESNVQDVRCPVTVCGDVHGQFHDLMELFRIGGKSPDTNYLFMGDYVDRGYYSVETVTLLVSLKVRYRERITILRGNHESRQITQVYGFYDECLRKYGNANVWKYFTDLFDYLPLTALVDGQIFCLHGGLSPSIDTLDHIRALDRLQEVPHEGPMCDLLWSDPDDRGGWGISPRGAGYTFGQDISETFNHANGLTLVSRAHQLVMEGYNWCHDRNVVTIFSAPNYCYRCGNQAAIMELDDTLKYSFLQFDPAPRRGEPHVTRRTPDYFL comes from the exons ATGGACGAAAAGGCGTTCACGAAGGAACTAGACCAGTGGATCGAGCAACTGAATGAGTGCAAGCAGCTTTCAGAGAACCAAGTCAAGACTCTATGTGAAAAG GCTAAGGAAATCTTAACAAAGGAGTCTAATGTGCAGGACGTGCGATGTCCGGTCACGGTGTGTGGCGATGTCCATGGACAGTTTCACGACTTGATGGAGCTCTTCAGAATAGGCGGGAAATCCCCAGACACCAATTACCTGTTCATGGGCGACTACGTGGACAGGGGCTACTACTCCGTGGAAACAGTCACACTGCTTGTATCTCTTAAG GTTAGGTACCGTGAACGCATCACAATTCTACGAGGGAACCATGAAAGTAGGCAGATCACACAGGTGTATGGTTTCTATGATGAGTGCTTGAGGAAATATGGGAATGCCAATGTTTGGAAATACTTCACGGACCTCTTTGATTATCTTCCCCTCACTGCTCTGGTAGATGGCCAG ATATTTTGTCTTCATGGAGGCTTGTCCCCATCAATAGACACATTGGATCACATCCGAGCTCTTGACCGCTTACAAGAAGTTCCACATGag GGGCCCATGTGTGACTTGCTGTGGTCAGACCCAGATGACCGCGGGGGCTGGGGAATTTCCCCCAGAGGGGCCGGGTACACCTTCGGACAGGATATCTCAGAAACCTTCAACCATGCCAACGGCTTGACACTGGTCTCCAGAGCCCATCAGCTAGTGATGGAG GGGTACAACTGGTGCCATGATCGCAACGTGGTAACGATTTTCAGTGCACCAAATTACTGCTATCGCTGTGGCAACCAGGCAGCTATCATGGAACTTGACGACACTCTTAAATACTCCTT CCTACAATTTGACCCTGCGCCTCGTAGAGGAGAACCCCACGTCACCCGACGCACCCCAGACTACTTCCTGTAA